Below is a window of Hydrogenimonas sp. SS33 DNA.
GCTCATCGACGACCTCATCGCCACCGGCGGGACCGCCGAAGCGGCGGTCAAACTGATCCGCGACGCCAAGGGGGAGTGCGTGGAAGCCTGTTTCCTGATCGACCTGACCTTCCTGGAGGGCACGCGCAAAATCACGCCGCTCACCTCCGTTTACACCGTTCTGGAGGTGGCGTGATGTACATTCCCAAACCCCTCAAATTCGACCCGGACGAGCTGGGGCACTTCGGCATCTTCGGAGGGCGCTACGTCCCCGAAACCCTGATGCCCATCCTCCAGGAGCTTGACGAGGCCTACGCCAAAATCCGCTTCGACGAAACCTTCTGGGAAGAGGCGCACTACTACCTCGAGCACTATGTGGGGCGCCCCAGCCCCCTCTACTACGCCAGGAACATCTCCGACGACGTGGGCGCTACCGTCTATCTCAAGCGGGAAGACCTGAACCATACGGGGGCCCACAAGGTCAACAACACGATCCTCCAGGGGCTCATCGCCAAACGCCTCGGCAAGAAGAAAGTCATCGCAGAAACGGGGGCGGGCCAGCACGGCGTCGCCACCGCCACCGTCGCCGCCCTTCTGGGGTTGGAGTGCGAAATCTTCATGGGGGCCAAGGATGTGGCGCGCCAGGAGCTCAACGTCTTTCGCATGAAACTGCTGGGGGCGAAGGTCCACGCCGTCGAAAGCGGTTCCAAAACCCTCAAGGACGCCATGAACGACGCCATCCGCTACTGGGTCACCAACGCCCGGGACACCTTCTACATCATCGGCACCGTCGCGGGCCCCCACCCCTACCCGATGATGGTAAGGGACTTCCAGGCGATCATCGGCTACGAAGCGAAAGCGCAGATTCTCAAAGCCCAGAACCGG
It encodes the following:
- the trpB gene encoding tryptophan synthase subunit beta, which gives rise to MYIPKPLKFDPDELGHFGIFGGRYVPETLMPILQELDEAYAKIRFDETFWEEAHYYLEHYVGRPSPLYYARNISDDVGATVYLKREDLNHTGAHKVNNTILQGLIAKRLGKKKVIAETGAGQHGVATATVAALLGLECEIFMGAKDVARQELNVFRMKLLGAKVHAVESGSKTLKDAMNDAIRYWVTNARDTFYIIGTVAGPHPYPMMVRDFQAIIGYEAKAQILKAQNRLPDYVIACIGGGSNAMGIFAHFLDEPETTCIGIEAGGLGLETDKHGASLAKGSPGVLHGQMSYLLQDDDGQILEAHSISAGLDYPGIGPEHAYLKEIGAAEYDSITDAEALDAFVWLSRREGIIPAFESSHAVAYLKKMDPERLKNRLVIVNLSGRGDKDMIQAKDLLHFD